A genomic region of Catalinimonas niigatensis contains the following coding sequences:
- a CDS encoding sodium:proton antiporter: MSKGAYTLSIFLIFTLFSFPHVKATPVSDALPVAHLATYDLQQDQGSGEQDQSAVEVAEEEVEEHTSAPAWTVIPFVLLLLMIATGPLFYEHFWHKNYPLIAVLLAVTVVSYYVFILSNQHDPIHAFAEYLQFIALLSSLYIASGGILIKVDKKATPMANSLLLIIGSVIANLIGTTGASMLLIRPFIRLNKNRIKPYHIVFFIFMVSNIGGALTPIGDPPLFLGFLRGVPFFWTLEHNFVEWAVALVIIVVIFYIIDRRNKPENGQEEDLTTYTNKISLVGTRNFLWLGVVILAVFIDPNKFDFVPGIEYHGATFSFVRELIMFSVAYLSFRFASREALKGNDFSFEPIREVAFIFIGIFGTMMPALEIVGSFARSEAGAALITHNTLYWGTGVLSGFLDNAPTYLNFLAAAMASQGASIGDAREVVAFAQGEYHDSILRLTAISVASVFFGAMTYIGNGPNFMVKSIAEQIGIKMPSFFGYIIRFSLPFLLPALILIWLLFFAFQPV; encoded by the coding sequence ATGAGCAAGGGCGCGTATACTCTATCCATTTTTCTCATATTCACGTTATTCTCATTCCCTCATGTAAAGGCTACTCCTGTATCTGATGCTTTACCAGTTGCTCATCTAGCAACGTATGACTTGCAGCAGGACCAGGGCAGTGGTGAGCAGGACCAATCTGCTGTTGAAGTAGCCGAAGAAGAGGTAGAGGAACACACAAGTGCTCCCGCATGGACAGTTATTCCTTTTGTGCTGCTGCTATTAATGATTGCTACAGGGCCTCTTTTTTATGAACATTTCTGGCATAAGAATTATCCCCTCATTGCAGTTTTATTGGCAGTCACTGTAGTCTCTTACTATGTATTTATTTTAAGCAATCAGCATGATCCCATCCATGCTTTTGCTGAATATTTGCAATTTATCGCCCTCTTATCTTCTTTATATATTGCTTCCGGGGGCATCCTGATTAAAGTAGATAAGAAAGCCACTCCAATGGCTAACTCACTATTATTGATCATAGGTTCTGTGATTGCTAACCTGATTGGTACTACAGGGGCCTCTATGTTGTTAATTCGTCCCTTTATACGTTTGAATAAAAACAGAATCAAACCTTATCATATTGTATTCTTCATATTTATGGTAAGCAATATAGGAGGAGCGCTTACACCCATCGGAGACCCCCCTCTTTTCCTGGGGTTTTTGAGAGGAGTGCCTTTCTTCTGGACGCTGGAGCACAATTTTGTAGAGTGGGCCGTTGCTCTTGTTATCATTGTGGTCATCTTTTATATTATTGACAGAAGAAATAAACCGGAAAATGGACAAGAAGAAGACCTGACTACCTATACTAATAAGATATCTCTGGTAGGTACGCGTAATTTTCTCTGGTTGGGTGTGGTCATTCTCGCTGTATTTATTGATCCTAATAAATTTGATTTTGTACCGGGTATAGAATATCATGGTGCCACTTTCTCTTTTGTAAGGGAGCTTATTATGTTTTCTGTAGCCTATCTCTCTTTTCGCTTTGCCAGCCGGGAAGCGCTCAAGGGGAATGATTTCAGCTTTGAACCCATTCGGGAAGTTGCTTTTATTTTTATAGGTATCTTTGGAACCATGATGCCGGCTTTGGAAATAGTGGGTAGTTTTGCCCGTTCAGAGGCTGGGGCAGCACTGATTACCCATAATACTTTATACTGGGGCACAGGCGTTCTTTCTGGCTTTTTAGATAATGCACCTACCTATCTCAACTTTCTGGCAGCGGCTATGGCCTCTCAGGGAGCCAGTATTGGAGATGCTCGCGAAGTTGTGGCTTTTGCCCAGGGGGAATATCATGACAGCATACTTAGACTTACTGCAATTTCAGTAGCTTCAGTGTTTTTTGGTGCAATGACATATATTGGTAATGGTCCAAACTTTATGGTAAAGTCTATTGCCGAACAAATCGGAATCAAAATGCCTTCGTTTTTTGGGTATATCATCCGCTTTTCATTACCCTTTTTGCTACCGGCTCTGATTTTGATCTGGCTGTTGTTCTTTGCTTTTCAGCCGGTATAA
- a CDS encoding peptidylprolyl isomerase gives MALISKIREKTALVVGFVALGLFLFIAADVFTSSSGFFGREQTEVGEIAGKDISIQEYQQAIEEMKYNFSVNTGRNPSENEMNSIRQQAWDKLIAEIAFTEQFEELGIRVTENELVDMVQGNNITPEIRQAFTNPETGEFSRDQVINYLQNLPQLQPQQQVAWQVFENNLRTGRRRIKYDNLITYSDYITTQEAQQQYIAENTVAEVKYLYVPFYAISDTAIDVTDAQLQSYLDNHKKDFKVEQGRSIRYVSFSVAPSAEDSTYFMEEIDQLKNNFVSAANDSSFATINTDGAGQAYSTYAPGQLPAQLQDVDLQEGEVYGPYTNNGAYTLYKVSAATEDTVSYAKASHILFKTENVEEAEARSKAQNVLNQLINGADFAEMARQNSEDVTASRGGDLGWFPEGRMVAEFEEAIFSQNEAGLIRKLVKSDYGYHIINVTEAPTDQVYKIASVVRELYPSDATRDQAYRNADYFASTISDAEDFNTKAQENSLNVQTAENISSSAQTIRDLGDARQIVRWAYNDAEMGELSPVFELDDAYVVAVLTGKTEAGTAPLESVRDEVATKVRAEKKGEQIANKLKGLTGSLDEIASAFGTDANVYSSSDLKMSSNTLPNVGFAPKAIGKAFALKEGQVSEPVQGENGVVMIQLEAITQAPEIADYASYKEQLQQQANQRSGFNIAEAVREFSDIEDERYKFY, from the coding sequence ATGGCATTAATCAGTAAGATTCGTGAAAAGACCGCTTTAGTTGTGGGTTTTGTAGCCCTAGGTCTTTTCCTATTTATTGCAGCGGATGTATTTACATCCAGCTCGGGTTTCTTTGGTCGTGAACAGACCGAAGTGGGTGAAATAGCCGGAAAAGATATCTCAATACAGGAATATCAGCAGGCGATTGAGGAAATGAAGTATAACTTTTCCGTAAATACAGGTCGTAACCCTTCGGAAAATGAAATGAATTCTATTCGCCAGCAGGCTTGGGATAAGTTGATTGCTGAGATTGCCTTTACCGAGCAGTTTGAAGAACTCGGAATACGGGTTACTGAAAATGAACTGGTAGATATGGTACAGGGAAATAACATTACTCCCGAAATCCGTCAGGCGTTTACCAATCCTGAAACCGGGGAATTCAGCCGTGATCAGGTCATTAATTATTTACAAAACCTTCCTCAGTTACAGCCACAACAGCAGGTAGCCTGGCAGGTCTTTGAAAATAACCTGAGAACCGGGCGTAGGAGAATTAAGTACGATAACCTGATCACATACTCTGACTATATCACTACACAAGAGGCGCAGCAGCAATACATTGCTGAGAACACCGTAGCTGAAGTGAAATATTTATATGTTCCTTTTTATGCGATCAGTGACACTGCCATTGATGTAACCGATGCACAGTTGCAAAGCTACCTTGACAATCACAAAAAAGATTTTAAAGTAGAACAAGGCCGTAGTATTCGTTATGTTTCTTTCTCTGTGGCTCCTTCTGCTGAAGACTCAACCTATTTTATGGAGGAAATTGACCAGCTAAAAAATAATTTTGTCAGTGCTGCCAATGATTCATCCTTTGCTACCATCAATACTGATGGTGCGGGGCAGGCTTACAGCACTTATGCTCCTGGGCAACTACCTGCTCAGCTTCAGGACGTTGATCTACAGGAAGGTGAAGTTTATGGACCTTATACAAATAATGGAGCCTATACCTTATATAAAGTTTCTGCGGCAACTGAAGATACTGTATCTTATGCTAAAGCCAGTCATATACTTTTCAAGACCGAAAATGTGGAGGAGGCTGAAGCCAGAAGCAAAGCTCAAAATGTACTCAACCAATTGATTAATGGTGCCGACTTTGCTGAGATGGCCCGTCAGAATAGTGAGGATGTCACTGCTTCCCGCGGTGGTGACCTGGGTTGGTTTCCCGAAGGACGCATGGTGGCCGAGTTTGAAGAGGCTATCTTTTCTCAAAATGAAGCAGGCCTGATTAGAAAGCTTGTTAAATCTGATTATGGCTACCATATCATCAATGTTACAGAAGCGCCTACTGATCAGGTTTACAAAATTGCTTCTGTCGTAAGAGAGTTGTATCCCAGCGATGCTACCCGTGATCAGGCCTATCGTAATGCGGATTACTTTGCCAGCACCATCAGTGATGCAGAAGATTTTAATACCAAGGCACAAGAGAATTCACTAAATGTGCAAACTGCGGAAAATATCAGTAGCTCTGCGCAAACCATACGTGACTTGGGTGATGCCCGTCAGATTGTACGTTGGGCTTATAATGATGCTGAGATGGGAGAATTATCTCCTGTATTTGAACTGGACGATGCTTATGTAGTTGCTGTGCTTACCGGTAAGACAGAAGCAGGAACAGCTCCGCTAGAATCTGTAAGGGATGAGGTAGCTACCAAAGTAAGAGCAGAAAAGAAAGGCGAGCAGATTGCTAATAAATTAAAAGGTTTAACCGGTTCGCTGGATGAAATCGCCAGTGCTTTTGGTACAGATGCCAATGTATATTCAAGCAGCGACTTGAAGATGAGCAGCAATACCTTACCTAATGTAGGTTTTGCTCCTAAGGCCATCGGAAAAGCTTTCGCGCTCAAAGAAGGTCAGGTATCTGAGCCTGTACAGGGAGAGAATGGCGTGGTGATGATCCAGTTGGAAGCAATAACCCAGGCTCCTGAAATTGCTGATTATGCAAGTTATAAAGAGCAATTACAGCAGCAGGCTAACCAACGCAGTGGTTTTAACATCGCTGAAGCTGTCCGTGAATTTTCAGATATCGAAGATGAACGCTACAAATTCTATTAG
- a CDS encoding tetratricopeptide repeat protein translates to MKKAKNYEAALPPLNWLFENAPNLNSSIYINGADIYEELATKTKDPQKKQEYVDKALGMYDQRIEHFGDEVNVLNRKASTAMKFMYSDKNKYDQLHEIYKNTLDISGDKFAYYNVTPYMNIAKVQYERGKFDAEKVIEIHDQLSAINQNNIDAGKNADKYEEQQEKIDAIFTSTVTVSCDYIAEKLVPKLEANPDDLDLAKKIIALSLSSSCTDQAFFTQAAEATFNKEPNAGLAKTIASRKLRSEETEEAKKWFNKALELSTDDAQKAEIYMDLASISQKEGDKSSARTNALKAAPLSPEQAEKAYNMVGNMYFSSYDQCKGGEDMVKDRAVFLAAYEMYKKAGNSSGMAQAKAQFPSKEEVFTYNYKVGDAISVGCWIGESATIQTRD, encoded by the coding sequence ATGAAGAAGGCGAAAAACTACGAAGCAGCTCTCCCCCCCTTGAATTGGTTATTTGAAAATGCCCCTAATCTTAATAGCTCCATTTATATCAATGGAGCAGATATATATGAGGAACTTGCCACTAAAACCAAAGACCCTCAAAAAAAGCAGGAATATGTAGACAAGGCGCTTGGCATGTACGATCAGCGTATCGAGCACTTTGGCGATGAGGTTAATGTATTAAACCGAAAAGCGAGTACCGCTATGAAGTTTATGTACAGCGACAAGAATAAGTATGACCAGTTACACGAAATCTACAAAAATACACTTGATATCTCAGGTGACAAATTTGCTTATTACAATGTTACTCCATACATGAATATTGCAAAAGTGCAATATGAGCGAGGAAAATTTGATGCTGAAAAAGTAATTGAAATCCATGATCAGCTCAGTGCAATCAATCAAAATAACATTGACGCAGGCAAAAATGCAGATAAGTATGAGGAACAACAGGAAAAAATAGATGCTATTTTCACTTCTACGGTTACAGTAAGTTGCGACTATATCGCAGAAAAATTGGTTCCGAAGTTGGAAGCTAATCCCGATGATCTTGATTTAGCCAAAAAAATCATTGCCTTATCTCTATCCTCTTCTTGTACTGATCAGGCTTTCTTTACCCAGGCTGCTGAGGCTACATTCAATAAAGAACCTAATGCAGGTTTAGCCAAGACGATAGCCTCTCGTAAGCTTCGCAGCGAAGAGACTGAAGAAGCAAAAAAGTGGTTTAATAAGGCCCTTGAGTTGTCTACCGATGATGCTCAGAAAGCTGAGATTTACATGGACTTAGCTTCAATTAGCCAAAAAGAAGGTGACAAATCATCAGCACGTACCAATGCTTTAAAAGCAGCGCCTCTAAGTCCTGAACAAGCTGAGAAAGCATATAATATGGTAGGTAACATGTACTTCTCCAGCTATGACCAATGCAAAGGTGGTGAAGATATGGTAAAAGACCGTGCTGTATTCTTAGCCGCTTACGAAATGTATAAGAAAGCAGGAAACTCTTCTGGTATGGCTCAGGCTAAAGCTCAGTTCCCTTCTAAAGAAGAAGTATTTACTTACAACTATAAGGTAGGAGATGCGATCAGCGTAGGCTGCTGGATTGGTGAAAGTGCTACCATACAGACCAGAGATTAA
- the lptC gene encoding LPS export ABC transporter periplasmic protein LptC, whose amino-acid sequence MLRAIIIVLSLAGMFTACADDSQSPDDFKEYEGPIMEATDVELFHSDSAVVIVRLTADRQLQFGNDNQEFPEGIYIEFFENDEIKSASIRANHGYFDKNENLYTATGDVVVQNFKSGEKLETEVLYWEPNKKEIHTDRYVEITTDGNVLMGEGLKSDESFTNWQILKPKGTLPLGEEQTLPNN is encoded by the coding sequence ATGTTAAGAGCGATAATCATTGTGTTAAGTCTGGCCGGAATGTTCACTGCCTGTGCAGATGATAGCCAGAGCCCTGATGACTTCAAAGAATACGAAGGGCCAATTATGGAAGCTACTGACGTAGAGTTGTTCCATAGTGATTCTGCTGTAGTAATAGTCAGGCTCACTGCTGATCGGCAACTCCAATTTGGGAATGATAACCAAGAGTTTCCTGAAGGCATTTATATAGAGTTTTTTGAGAATGATGAAATTAAAAGTGCTTCCATCAGAGCCAACCACGGTTACTTTGATAAAAATGAAAATCTATACACAGCTACTGGTGATGTAGTGGTCCAGAATTTCAAATCCGGGGAAAAACTAGAAACAGAAGTACTTTACTGGGAACCTAATAAAAAAGAAATCCACACCGATCGCTATGTAGAGATCACTACTGATGGGAATGTACTGATGGGTGAAGGATTAAAGTCAGATGAGTCTTTTACCAATTGGCAGATTCTTAAGCCCAAGGGAACACTTCCATTAGGAGAAGAACAGACACTACCAAACAATTAA
- a CDS encoding hemolysin family protein translates to MDYYSITVVIICLLFSAFFSGIEIAFISADKLRIELARKQGIVSGRLLSHFLQKPSRFIGTTLVGNNIALVLYGIFMANLLEPWLVAQLPEVINNDILILIIQTILATILVLIVAEFTPKSTFLIDPNGLLSIFAIPMTIIYYIMYPFVWGIDKISQFVIKYVLGFKYREDKPVFGLTDLNNYIKNTLSNDILQESNKRLTQQTNPRVDTKIFSNALEFKTVKVRECMIPRTEVVAVDIEDNIQELKEAFMQSGHSKIIVYKESIDEVIGYCHSLELFKKPESITQILTPIIIVPETIPANELMIQFITEHKSLALVVDEFGGTAGIVSMEDIIEEIFGDIQDEHDVEDWVEMQLDENNFLISARHEIDYLNEKFNWVIPSGDYDTLGGYILSLTGEIPSTGNIITLSPFTFTIMSMHENRIDNVKVTVNNKRQDT, encoded by the coding sequence ATGGACTATTATAGTATTACCGTAGTAATTATATGCCTTTTATTTTCTGCTTTCTTCTCAGGAATAGAAATTGCCTTTATCTCTGCTGATAAGCTAAGGATTGAGCTGGCCCGTAAACAAGGCATAGTTTCCGGCAGATTGTTATCTCACTTTCTTCAGAAGCCTTCCCGATTTATAGGAACTACCCTGGTGGGGAATAATATTGCGTTGGTGCTCTATGGTATTTTCATGGCCAATCTGCTGGAACCCTGGCTGGTAGCACAATTACCGGAGGTTATTAATAACGATATTTTAATCCTCATTATCCAAACCATACTTGCTACCATACTCGTGCTGATTGTGGCAGAATTTACCCCTAAAAGTACCTTCCTCATTGATCCCAATGGCTTGTTATCCATCTTTGCCATTCCTATGACGATCATCTATTATATCATGTACCCCTTTGTTTGGGGTATTGATAAAATATCGCAGTTTGTAATCAAATATGTTTTAGGATTTAAGTATCGTGAAGATAAGCCGGTGTTTGGGCTTACTGATCTTAATAACTATATCAAAAATACGCTGAGTAATGATATCTTGCAGGAAAGCAACAAGCGTCTTACCCAACAGACAAACCCACGGGTAGATACCAAAATTTTCAGCAATGCCCTGGAGTTCAAGACAGTAAAAGTACGCGAGTGCATGATTCCCCGAACTGAGGTAGTAGCTGTTGATATAGAAGATAACATACAGGAGCTCAAAGAAGCATTTATGCAAAGTGGCCACTCTAAGATCATTGTATATAAAGAATCCATAGACGAAGTCATCGGCTATTGCCATTCACTGGAACTCTTCAAAAAGCCTGAATCTATCACTCAGATACTTACGCCCATCATTATTGTCCCGGAGACCATCCCCGCCAATGAGCTTATGATCCAGTTTATCACCGAGCATAAGAGTCTGGCCCTGGTAGTAGATGAATTTGGAGGCACAGCTGGAATCGTAAGTATGGAAGACATCATTGAAGAAATTTTCGGAGATATACAGGATGAACATGATGTAGAAGACTGGGTGGAAATGCAGCTGGATGAAAATAATTTTCTGATCAGCGCACGTCATGAGATTGACTATCTTAACGAAAAATTCAATTGGGTGATCCCCTCCGGAGATTATGATACATTGGGAGGATATATTCTTTCTCTTACAGGAGAAATCCCCAGTACAGGAAATATTATTACTTTGTCCCCTTTTACCTTCACCATCATGTCTATGCATGAAAATCGCATAGATAATGTCAAAGTTACAGTGAACAATAAACGGCAAGACACATAA
- a CDS encoding type III pantothenate kinase — MKNLVIDIGNSYAKAGLFASGRLAQTYHYLSAETVLKMIREKEFDALLVSSVAAESSEIREIVELHQHYILLNSSTPLPFRNHYHTPKTLGTDRIAAVAGAISLFPEQAVLAIDAGTCITYDIADGQGNYYGGSISPGLQMRGKAMHTFTARLPLVSIAQKEMEEAPLVGYSTHTALQSGILYGTLAEITQMIRMYADKFGDLKVVICGGDAPLLIKGIPIAHTFAPELILIGLNRILEHNVS; from the coding sequence TTGAAAAATTTAGTTATTGACATAGGCAACTCGTACGCTAAAGCTGGTTTATTTGCTTCAGGCCGTTTAGCGCAAACTTATCATTACTTGTCAGCAGAAACAGTATTGAAGATGATAAGAGAAAAGGAGTTTGATGCACTCCTGGTATCTTCTGTAGCTGCTGAGTCTTCTGAGATTAGGGAAATAGTAGAGCTGCATCAGCATTATATTTTACTCAATTCTTCTACTCCCCTGCCTTTCCGGAATCACTACCATACTCCCAAAACCCTGGGTACAGACCGTATAGCAGCTGTAGCAGGAGCTATCTCGCTTTTTCCGGAACAAGCTGTACTGGCTATTGATGCGGGTACCTGTATCACGTATGACATCGCCGATGGACAGGGAAATTATTACGGGGGCAGTATATCCCCGGGTTTACAAATGCGTGGTAAAGCAATGCATACTTTTACCGCCCGCTTACCGTTAGTCAGTATAGCACAAAAAGAAATGGAAGAAGCACCCTTGGTAGGCTACAGTACCCATACTGCATTACAAAGTGGGATTTTGTATGGCACTCTGGCAGAAATAACGCAAATGATTCGGATGTATGCTGACAAATTCGGAGATTTGAAGGTTGTAATATGTGGGGGTGACGCGCCTTTGCTAATAAAAGGTATTCCTATAGCCCATACCTTTGCGCCTGAACTTATTTTGATTGGACTCAACCGAATTTTAGAACATAATGTATCGTAA